In one window of Coralliovum pocilloporae DNA:
- a CDS encoding Hpt domain-containing protein yields MTQEIEDKGTHQIIKPPNDLRQKTKPSRSSPPNFDPIAKAEQALHQMSGNFTLWIEEEVAALVKAWSVAREAGLSTDSMDDLFRAAIDIKGQAETFGYPIAGSIADSLCRLVEHGQEGNQLPEPLLDQHVQAVRAVVRERAKGDDSQIALSLLHNLTDVTNDYIAQSA; encoded by the coding sequence ATGACACAAGAGATCGAAGACAAAGGCACCCATCAGATTATCAAGCCGCCGAACGATCTGCGGCAAAAGACAAAGCCGTCGCGATCAAGCCCTCCGAATTTCGATCCGATTGCCAAAGCCGAACAGGCGCTGCATCAAATGTCCGGCAACTTCACACTGTGGATTGAAGAGGAAGTCGCAGCCCTGGTCAAAGCCTGGAGTGTGGCACGGGAAGCTGGCCTTTCAACAGACAGCATGGACGACCTCTTCCGCGCTGCCATTGACATCAAAGGGCAGGCTGAGACATTCGGTTATCCGATTGCAGGCTCAATTGCCGACAGCCTGTGTCGCCTGGTCGAACATGGTCAGGAAGGCAACCAATTACCTGAACCCCTTCTTGATCAGCATGTGCAGGCAGTTCGTGCCGTCGTCAGAGAGCGCGCTAAAGGTGATGACAGCCAGATTGCACTGTCTCTCCTGCATAACCTGACAGATGTGACGAACGACTATATCGCCCAGAGCGCCTGA
- a CDS encoding FkbM family methyltransferase yields the protein MRKTPIVCRRRGCLLLLNPKDWIDNRLLSGIDFENRQIERCAELIKENNLNCFLDIGANIGLYSVLLPTLTDIDAVHSFEPVKSTFIRLNTNLLLNGLENRVQCHNIALGEMNETAQIHIDRNSTGVSAIDPELCARSRQYSNIETIEIARLDDFLPMKGERILAKIDVEGYTLNTLLGMKAFLQNNEMVLQIEMGNKNDDEVKSFLNDSGYRLLNYIEGDAYFSNIGG from the coding sequence TTGCGCAAAACACCAATCGTTTGCCGGAGGAGAGGGTGCCTGCTCCTGTTGAATCCAAAGGACTGGATAGACAATCGACTTCTCTCAGGAATTGATTTTGAAAATCGCCAGATTGAGAGATGTGCGGAGCTGATAAAAGAGAATAACTTGAACTGTTTTCTTGATATTGGCGCCAATATTGGCCTGTACAGTGTATTATTGCCGACACTGACGGATATTGATGCCGTTCATAGCTTTGAGCCGGTGAAGTCAACCTTTATCAGGCTTAATACAAATCTCCTTCTCAATGGTCTGGAGAATAGAGTTCAGTGTCATAACATCGCGCTGGGCGAGATGAATGAAACGGCACAGATTCATATCGACCGGAATTCTACAGGCGTGTCCGCTATTGATCCGGAATTATGTGCAAGGTCGCGGCAATACAGCAATATCGAAACAATCGAAATAGCGCGACTTGATGATTTTCTTCCCATGAAAGGGGAGAGGATTTTGGCAAAAATTGACGTTGAAGGCTATACACTGAATACCCTTCTGGGAATGAAAGCCTTTCTGCAGAATAACGAGATGGTGTTGCAGATCGAGATGGGCAACAAGAATGATGATGAAGTCAAAAGCTTCCTGAATGATTCAGGGTATAGGCTGCTGAACTATATTGAAGGTGATGCATATTTCTCCAATATCGGAGGCTGA
- a CDS encoding DUF2336 domain-containing protein, whose protein sequence is MMIADQFLEWMESAPVNRRAEGADALVRTYLHSPLPELDRERLEAVMTVLLDDPAPRVRAAMAHALASEPDAPKHIVLGLAADQMSVAEPVLLRSPVLDDADLVDLVAVGPLARQRAVAQRGDVSRAVAAALAEVGEEDAVVDLLENAFASIAAFSVERIVERFGNDPSIRQLLLDRDDLPVRVREDLMQRLAAALRSLVTERAWMKPERAQTVVREACEKATLGFAVDLQMDDLDVLVEHLKVSNRLTPALLLRALCLGHFRFIEIALARLARLPVERVSDLLYSGRSASIETVCRQAHLPDKMIPAIVVGIETYLDDLISDEGMSEYARVRRMLERVLTRLEDIDRSDADALLAMLRRFASDAARDAARSDADAFASQRAA, encoded by the coding sequence ATGATGATCGCAGATCAGTTTCTGGAATGGATGGAAAGCGCTCCTGTCAATCGGCGAGCGGAGGGCGCAGATGCTTTGGTGCGCACCTATCTCCATTCCCCTTTGCCAGAACTTGACCGTGAGCGGCTTGAGGCCGTGATGACTGTCCTTCTTGATGATCCAGCCCCCCGTGTCCGGGCTGCTATGGCACACGCTCTGGCTTCTGAGCCTGATGCGCCAAAGCATATTGTACTGGGTCTTGCTGCTGATCAGATGAGTGTTGCGGAGCCCGTGTTGCTTCGTTCACCTGTTCTGGATGATGCGGACCTGGTTGATCTGGTCGCAGTTGGTCCTCTGGCGCGTCAGAGAGCCGTTGCCCAGCGCGGTGATGTGAGCCGGGCCGTTGCTGCCGCTCTTGCGGAAGTGGGCGAGGAAGACGCTGTTGTTGATCTTCTCGAGAACGCATTTGCATCCATCGCGGCTTTCAGCGTTGAACGGATTGTCGAGCGTTTTGGTAATGACCCGTCTATTCGTCAGCTTCTGCTGGATCGGGATGATTTGCCGGTCAGAGTGCGTGAAGACCTGATGCAGAGGCTGGCTGCTGCTCTTCGGTCTCTTGTGACTGAGCGGGCATGGATGAAGCCGGAACGGGCCCAGACGGTTGTTCGGGAGGCCTGTGAGAAGGCGACACTCGGATTTGCCGTTGATCTTCAGATGGACGATCTGGATGTCCTTGTTGAACATCTCAAGGTCAGCAATCGTCTGACACCCGCACTGTTGCTGCGGGCTCTGTGTCTCGGGCATTTCCGCTTTATCGAAATTGCTCTGGCCCGACTGGCCCGGTTACCGGTCGAGCGCGTGTCTGATTTGCTCTATTCCGGTCGCAGTGCTTCTATCGAAACAGTCTGCAGGCAGGCCCATTTGCCGGACAAGATGATTCCGGCCATTGTGGTTGGTATTGAAACCTATCTCGATGACTTGATTTCTGATGAAGGCATGTCGGAATACGCTCGCGTTCGTCGAATGCTGGAGCGGGTTCTGACCCGTCTTGAAGATATTGATCGTAGTGATGCCGATGCACTTCTGGCCATGCTCAGACGATTTGCCAGTGATGCGGCGCGCGATGCTGCACGGTCTGATGCCGATGCCTTTGCTTCACAGCGGGCTGCGTAA
- a CDS encoding NAD kinase, which translates to MRKTDKPIENIAFISSPTDEAEQARRRLAHRYGSVSPKNADAIVALGGDGLMLQTLHRFMGSDIPIYGMNRGSVGFLMNEFRMDDLIERINDAEITRLTPLKMDVTDTSGQHHSAMALNEVSMLRQAHQAAKLRLSIDTQMRMEELICDGVIVATPAGSTAYNLSAHGPILPINAPLLALTPISPFRPRHWRGALLPNHVAVQIEVLEASKRPVNAVADHTEFRSVQHVSIEQNPDACCYIMFDRRHPWEERILNEQFRY; encoded by the coding sequence ATGCGTAAAACCGATAAGCCGATTGAAAATATTGCTTTTATCTCCAGTCCTACGGATGAGGCAGAGCAAGCCCGTCGCCGTCTGGCCCATCGCTATGGTTCGGTTTCTCCCAAGAACGCAGATGCCATTGTTGCTCTCGGTGGCGATGGATTGATGCTGCAGACCCTTCATCGGTTTATGGGCAGTGATATTCCCATCTACGGCATGAACCGTGGATCTGTCGGCTTTCTGATGAATGAATTTCGCATGGATGACCTGATTGAGCGGATCAACGATGCTGAGATCACACGTCTGACGCCTCTCAAGATGGATGTGACAGACACATCAGGGCAACACCATTCCGCTATGGCGTTGAATGAAGTCTCCATGCTGCGTCAGGCCCATCAGGCAGCAAAGCTGCGTCTGTCTATTGATACTCAGATGCGTATGGAAGAATTGATCTGCGACGGTGTCATCGTGGCAACACCGGCAGGCAGTACCGCCTACAATCTGTCTGCTCATGGTCCGATTCTGCCGATTAACGCCCCGCTCCTTGCTCTGACACCAATCAGCCCTTTCAGACCAAGACACTGGCGCGGCGCTCTGCTGCCGAACCATGTTGCGGTTCAGATTGAGGTATTGGAAGCCAGCAAAAGGCCGGTCAATGCGGTCGCCGACCATACCGAATTCCGCTCAGTCCAGCATGTTTCCATAGAGCAGAACCCGGATGCCTGCTGCTACATCATGTTTGACCGTCGACACCCCTGGGAAGAGCGAATCCTCAACGAACAGTTCCGGTACTGA
- a CDS encoding response regulator, with translation MTRVDLSTVRILIADDNSHMRRIVRTLLNSYGARDITEAEDGAEALELFKASGPDIVITDWIMPIFDGLELTRMIRSEDASGNPYVPIIMLTGHSEKKRVVEARDAGVTEFLCKPISAKGLYMRVLNCIVNPRPFVKSKTFFGPDRRRFTNPHYAGEERRTEPAPQQAENG, from the coding sequence ATGACAAGAGTTGACCTCAGTACAGTTCGAATTCTGATAGCAGATGACAATTCCCACATGCGTCGGATTGTCAGAACGCTGCTGAACAGCTACGGCGCGCGCGACATCACCGAAGCGGAAGATGGCGCAGAAGCGCTTGAACTCTTTAAGGCTTCCGGGCCGGACATCGTTATTACCGACTGGATCATGCCTATCTTTGATGGCCTGGAACTGACACGGATGATCAGAAGTGAGGATGCCTCTGGTAATCCTTACGTTCCTATCATCATGCTGACCGGCCATTCCGAGAAGAAACGAGTTGTCGAAGCCCGGGACGCCGGTGTGACAGAGTTCTTGTGCAAACCCATTTCAGCCAAGGGTCTGTACATGAGGGTGCTGAACTGCATTGTGAACCCTCGCCCATTCGTCAAAAGCAAAACCTTCTTTGGCCCGGATCGCCGCCGGTTCACCAATCCGCATTATGCAGGCGAGGAACGACGTACCGAACCCGCCCCGCAACAGGCAGAGAACGGCTAG
- a CDS encoding cytochrome c → MMRRLTVSVILLAIAGFAGFWFLTSPQRIDAASLPAHTPDLDNGRLMFDAGGCASCHAPKGAKGDDRLVLTGGHELKTPFGIFRVPNISSDPDHGIGKWTDEEFVTAMVKGVSPENKHYYPAFPFSSYQRMTLPDLLDLKAFMDTLPASDIQNADHDLPFPFSVRRGLGVWKLLFLDGKPFAPDPSQSDIVNRGAYLVSGPAHCGECHTPRNLIGGPIENRHLAGAPAAEGDGFIPNITPHKTGIGSWSESDIVYSLESGFTPEFDSFGGSMVSVQENMARLPAEDRAAIAAYLKSVPALVTEKN, encoded by the coding sequence ATGATGCGGCGTCTTACAGTCAGTGTGATTCTGCTCGCCATAGCGGGGTTCGCCGGATTCTGGTTTCTGACCAGCCCCCAACGCATAGACGCCGCCTCTCTTCCGGCTCATACCCCGGACCTTGATAACGGCCGCCTCATGTTTGATGCTGGCGGCTGTGCATCCTGTCACGCCCCCAAGGGTGCCAAGGGCGATGACCGGCTGGTTCTGACCGGGGGGCATGAGCTTAAAACGCCCTTCGGCATCTTCCGGGTTCCCAACATTTCATCTGACCCCGATCATGGGATCGGCAAATGGACAGATGAGGAATTTGTCACCGCTATGGTCAAAGGCGTCTCTCCGGAAAATAAGCATTACTATCCTGCGTTCCCGTTCAGCTCCTATCAGCGGATGACTTTACCGGATCTGCTTGATCTGAAAGCCTTTATGGATACGCTGCCAGCTTCAGACATACAGAATGCAGACCACGACCTTCCTTTCCCCTTCTCGGTAAGACGAGGCCTTGGTGTCTGGAAGCTGCTCTTTCTGGATGGCAAGCCTTTCGCTCCGGATCCTTCACAGTCGGACATCGTCAACAGAGGCGCCTACCTCGTATCAGGCCCGGCCCATTGCGGGGAGTGCCATACACCACGTAACCTTATAGGCGGCCCAATAGAAAACCGTCACCTGGCAGGCGCACCAGCAGCCGAAGGCGATGGTTTTATCCCCAATATTACGCCACACAAGACAGGCATCGGAAGCTGGAGCGAAAGTGACATCGTCTATTCGCTCGAAAGCGGCTTTACTCCGGAGTTTGATTCCTTCGGTGGCTCAATGGTCTCCGTGCAGGAAAACATGGCACGTCTTCCGGCAGAAGACAGAGCCGCAATAGCAGCCTATCTGAAATCAGTTCCAGCTCTTGTAACTGAAAAGAACTAA